The following proteins are encoded in a genomic region of Brachypodium distachyon strain Bd21 chromosome 1, Brachypodium_distachyon_v3.0, whole genome shotgun sequence:
- the LOC100830392 gene encoding 60S ribosomal protein L27a-3 — translation MTTRFKKNRKKRGHVSAGHGRIGKHRKHPGGRGNAGGMHHHRILFDKYHPGYFGKVGMRYFHKLRNRFYCPSVNVERLWSMVPAEKAAEAGGDKAPVVDVSQFGYFKVLGKGLLPEKPIVVKAKLISKVAEKKIKAAGGAVVLVA, via the coding sequence ATGACGACCCGCTTCAAGAAGAACCGCAAGAAGCGCGGCCACGTCTCCGCTGGGCACGGGCGTATCGGCAAGCACCGCAAGCATCCTGGAGGCCGCGGTAACGCAggtggcatgcaccaccatagaaTCCTCTTCGACAAGTACCATCCTGGTTACTTCGGCAAGGTCGGTATGCGCTACTTCCACAAGCTCCGCAACAGGTTTTACTGCCCGTCGGTGAACGTGGAGAGGCTCTGGTCCATGGTGCCGGCCGAGAAGGCGGCCGAGGCCGGAGGCGACAAGGCCCCCGTGGTGGACGTCTCGCAGTTCGGCTACTTCAAGGTGCTGGGCAAGGGGCTGCTCCCGGAGAAGCCCATCGTCGTCAAGGCCAAGCTCATCTCCAAGGTCGCcgagaagaagatcaaggccgccggcggcgccgtcgtgcTCGTTGCCTAG